A DNA window from Leishmania panamensis strain MHOM/PA/94/PSC-1 chromosome 27 sequence contains the following coding sequences:
- a CDS encoding 2-oxoglutarate dehydrogenase subunit, putative (TriTrypDB/GeneDB-style sysID: LpmP.27.0880), translating to MMRRALSGVIAVRASAMRNYTDARTIRQPNPYDQLVSAENQHYVENLMRQYEADSALVDPSWVPVLEAIRSRNDDAPVVSTFSRPIDAKSLSEKQRHDNMRLSWMIREYERFGHHMAKVNPLSGYHADNRILGSRTLAPEEFCFSKEDLKLVFNVTLGASYDATFVSGGTSMTLQEIIDQLRRFYCGPIGFEFMSSGFFELRNWFRHEVANSLQPLPHEERKLYYKDVIKACGFEKFLQVKYATKQRFGLDGGEALIPALNAVILTSSNLGVQSAIIGMAHRGRLNVLANVLHKSLRTILNEFEGRVAIENVHVSGDVEYHLGKRKHVKLANNKLIELDLLPNPSHLEAVNPLVLGKAHARQVYTDDVECTTVLPILIHGDAAFAGQGSCYETMGFCELENFHVGGTLHLVINNQIGFTTNPKDSRASAYCTDLSKVNNAPVMHVNGDDVDACVKAAKIAARFRHQFHRDIIIDLVCYRRNGHNETDMPDFTQPQLYEQIRRHPCLVDIYTKTLIEDGTLTAEEAKVEKTEWDSVLRQAYERMNSTQNFVKVMPVFDPESENTSADLSYAKIAAARVPRPAPAVETGVEAQTLRAAGVHLASIPKEMQKPHPVVERTYAARKKGTEQGDAIEWCQAELMALATLSMQGVPIRLTGEDVERGTFTQRHAGITDMKTNLKYFPVKTVSPSQALITISNSSLSELGVCGFEMGYNMENTRSITMWEAQFGDFANGAQVIFDQFLSCCEEKWNEHSNLILSLPHGYSGAGPEHSSARVERFLQLSDDSDRVPSDFRHFSNDQALEIRIRRHNWQVTYPSTPANYFHLLRRQGLREFPKPLVNFFSKARLRAPNLSKLADMAQGSRFKAVIDTARTEDTVARKVAFCSGQIESIVNDAKTAMQKETPGVHDDVVLVTVEQLAPFPWEQVADVMEKYAQRNPDTEFVWLQEEPRNMGMWMHMRPRMNSLMRHLGLKQNRINVVSRSSSASPSTGYGSVHVEEEKKLIQEIIAG from the coding sequence atgATGCGCCGAGCTTTGAGTGGCGTTATTGCCGTCCGAGCGTCGGCGATGCGCAACTACACAGATGCCCGAACTATTCGCCAGCCCAACCCATATGACCAACTCGTCAGCGCCGAGAACCAGCACTACGTGGAGAACCTCATGCGGCAGTACGAGGCCGACAGCGCCCTTGTCGATCCCAGCTGGGTGCCCGTCCTGGAGGCGATTCGGTCCAGGAATGACGATGCCCCTGTAGTGTCAACATTCAGCCGACCAATCGATGCCAAGTCGTTGTCGGAGAAGCAGCGTCACGACAATATGCGCCTTTCGTGGATGATCCGCGAATACGAGCGGTTTGGCCACCACATGGCGAAAGTCAACCCGCTCAGCGGCTACCACGCGGACAATCGCATCCTGGGCTCTCGCACACTGGCGCCAGAGGAGTTCTGCTTCAGCAAGGAGGATCTGAAACTTGTCTTCAACGTCACCCTTGGTGCCAGCTACGATGCGACCTTCGTCAGCGGTGGTACTTCCATGACGCTTCAGGAAATTATCGATCAACTACGCCGATTCTACTGCGGGCCAATCGGGTTCGAGTTCATGTCATCGGGCTTCTTTGAGTTGCGTAACTGGTTCCGCCACGAGGTCGCAAACTCCCTGCAGCCCTTGCCACACGAGGAGCGCAAGCTTTACTACAAGGACGTCATCAAGGCCTGCGGCTTCGAGAAGTTTCTGCAGGTGAAGTACGCCACCAAGCAGCGCTTCGGcctcgacggcggcgaggcgcttATTCCAGCCTTGAACGCCGTAATTCTCACCTCGAGCAACCTCGGCGTGCAGAGCGCGATCATCGGCATGGCGCACCGTGGGCGCCTGAACGTCCTGGCGAACGTGCTACACAAGTCCCTACGCACCATCCTCAACGAGTTTGAAGGTCGTGTGGCTATCGAGAATGTGCACGTTAGCGGTGATGTCGAGTACCATCTCGGCAAGCGCAAGCACGTGAAGCTGGCCAACAATAAGTTGATCGAGTTGGACCTGCTGCCTAACCCGTCGCACCTCGAAGCCGTAAACCCTCTGGTGCTGGGTAAGGCGCATGCCCGCCAAGTCTACACGGACGATGTGGAGTGCACAACGGTGCTGCCCATCCTCATCCATGGTGATGCCGCATTCGCCGGCCAAGGATCGTGCTACGAGACGATGGGGTTCTGCGAGCTCGAAAACTTTCACGTCGGTGGCACACTGCACTTAGTCATCAACAACCAAATTGGCTTCACCACCAACCCCAAGGACTCGCGCGCGAGCGCGTACTGCACCGACCTGTCAAAGGTGAACAATGCCCCAGTGATGCATGTCAACGGCGACGACGTTGACGCGTGCGTGAAGGCGGCCAAGATTGCCGCACGCTTCCGCCATCAGTTCCACCGCGACATCATCATCGACCTCGTCTGCTACCGCCGCAACGGGCACAACGAGACCGACATGCCCGACTTTACCCAGCCCCAGCTGTACGAGCAGATCCGTCGGCACCCCTGTCTCGTCGACATCTACACCAAGACCCTCATCGAAGACGGCACACTGACGGCAGAAGAGgccaaggtggagaagacggaGTGGGACAGCGTCCTGCGCCAGGCGTACGAGCGCATGAACAGCACGCAGAACTTCGTGAAGGTCATGCCTGTGTTTGACCCCGAGAGCGAGAACACCTCAGCGGATTTGTCGTACGCGAagatcgccgccgcccgtgTGCCGCGGCCGGCTCCAGCGGTGGAGACCGGCGTCGAGGCCCAGACGCTccgcgctgcaggcgtgcaCCTGGCGTCCATCCCGAAGGAGATGCAGAAGCCGCACCCGGTGGTGGAGCGCACGTACGCTGCACGCAAGAAAGGTACGGAGCAGGGAGACGCAATCGAGTGGTGCCAAGCAGAGCTCATGGCGCTGGCCACGCTCTCGATGCAAGGGGTGCCGATACGGCTGACTGGCGAGGATGTCGAGCGCGGCACCTTCACACAGCGTCACGCCGGCATTACAGACATGAAGACGAACCTAAAGTACTTCCCGGTGAAGACGGTGTCGCCTTCGCAGGCACTCATCACCATCTCGAACAGCTCCCTCTCCGAGCTCGGCGTGTGCGGCTTCGAGATGGGGTACAACATGGAGAACACCCGCTCCATCACTATGTGGGAGGCCCAGTTCGGTGACTTTGCCAACGGTGCGCAGGTGATCTTCGACCAGTTCCTCAGTTGCTGCGAGGAGAAGTGGAATGAGCACAGCAACCTCATCCTGTCGCTCCCGCACGGCTACTCGGGTGCCGGCCCGGAGCACAGCTCTGCTCGTGTGGAGCGCTTCCTGCAGCTgagcgacgacagcgaccgAGTACCGTCGGACTTCCGCCACTTTTCCAACGATCAGGCGCTCGAAATCCGCATCCGTCGCCACAACTGGCAGGTGACTTACCCCAGCACACCAGCCAACTACTTCCATCTTCTGCGCCGCCAAGGACTGCGCGAGTTTCCGAAACCGCTTGTCAATTTCTTCTCGAAGGCACGCCTGCGTGCGCCGAACTTATCAAAACTGGCGGACATGGCTCAGGGGTCCAGATTCAAGGCGGTCATTGACACCGCGCGCACCGAGGACACGGTGGCTCGCAAGGTCGCGTTCTGCTCTGGCCAAATTGAGAGCATTGTGAATGATGCGAAGACAGCAATGCAGAAAGAGACCCCAGGCGTCCATGAcgacgtcgtcctcgtcacaGTCGAGCAGCTGGCCCCGTTCCCTTGGGAGCAGGTCGCGGATGTGATGGAGAAGTACGCGCAGCGTAACCCCGATACAGAGTTTGTAtggctgcaggaggagccACGCAACATGGGGATGTGGATGCACATGCGACCCCGCATGAACAGCTTGATGCGACATCTCGGACTAAAGCAGAACCGCATCAACGTCGTGAGCCGCTCATcctcagcgtcgccgtctACCGGCTATGGCTCCGTGCAcgtggaggaagaaaagaagctTATCCAGGAAATCATTGCAGGTTGA
- a CDS encoding phosphatidylinositol (3,5) kinase, putative (TriTrypDB/GeneDB-style sysID: LpmP.27.0890) — translation MRTDRSLWVEDKYALRCRGCAEKFTVFRRRHHCRRCGQVFCYECLKPPPTEASVPQSIIFNVYQWLAPTLATPISTRTSAEVPKTAGKCNAVSSSRDGASVAAVAAAAAAAELSMLLCCRCAATVAKNASREASAPHAEFPASSLTGNSAAQSLSNVPSPLMLSVPLPCPSSPKLETPIRLDGRSPPEEALSPTPLRTLPAIEMARQLAASDSSNIVAPESVGCTGTHAETEEEREVTYSIGRVWRPPPSIMAQWWVAHQQALKDRAARTFPGQQTSPCASTLESAGALVRTLSDDPVSFDVRFFLGADMTQLASDSKGCVLGSAAVIAMADAPASLHGFLSDFGAACTTHLKARIQHTLQAYFPNTHGSRLCRHLADVAWHIVHHTAVALGASVFDHLSIFSILSPAQPVQCIVYPGLVNRRPHPSKRVMSPCDHPRVLLLAGDLSYPVQPAEDLVDYVHSYSGYLDKLFQRLVMWQPDVIVVEGNMHHYLRARIEAEDQMRLVLDVGREFLVQLSWCLHADIIADLQYVGVGDLTTTAPLGHCARFEVLELAEEVCCCCFRGFDALSFHTLILRGERQWEAMEQVVREAVAVAYHLALQANGAAALVRKGLSISVSSATATAEEAAAAAAITMNVGCQFPSSVQSACRHAASPAALSTLKDNIVVNIVHMDHLFEGGTGGGSGAGNSVNGRSAVAVASAVMSTLAKSRSSELPIERGASRGPVTRFQASSHLDLPASSADTASPSAPLLGPPLGRAEAPAANAYAVVQQKSVLTFYGAGDERLFHFLVNRCAGTESQVLYLHGAHRVKVTTSTSASLPSAAATLTDSGLADTLGAAQMLAFHKVTAQQSAARALTAAEPLDTYAIAAFVAHLRGYFSLRIRVVNEDVRVAAADAATVPATPVDAMIDVCTPHLLNLSTAAFLEWVLYGWIPAQSRHSAQSGLQIHFQFHSLGTAAQQQRQPSPANISAYPNTVTFLMERVPLSRIEYPSPVMPRAIPALEAKGSSEEHPIGIEDYLYAGSDADEMEGLLAELQQATRASLDRTEQLENTKADVLTVASAISTVSSAVGVEGKASAAARTSSMPTGEGASSDLGQLCEAVQHALSALHDARQRGQLDVALLLANMRRHLLPDLFAAYRGWYVAQRKAGAKGATSTSTDASAAAGPEYPSSLHRLDGCLYHKERSQWIRLAEPSSILAAALLHFYRPVPPSTSCTPSSTKDAAAGMELELVKSVSSEAAVAEPTTHHLSFAADSTLTTSSLNMNSAARSEKLQPLSMISQLSLEEALEVLRQSSRADAASSTSLKWTLSGYQCVVHPGVGGPAGLAGGAVATISSAASVASMIGGGTSNADPIITVDVLFPRSFAALHVLYTDGAPFDICAALVRCRPFSTDGGKSHSRFFVTHDGRFLIKSVKPMELRHFREWAPRYFARMADYYASLQQQQQHPSHSSGGEASAPLLDAQTTLGKIMGLYAVQVQGSRSRAAAPPTTFTSSVPGDTTPQLQNLLTDGTHCFMVSEQLLFQRPVREKWDLKGSQRNRTTEQTAAVRLDVDFVQERLRLGNFFFCTPEVKRLLMEHLSRDTALLAESGIMDYSLMASVGDGSVCVGIIDYLHPYSSAKVLESKVKSGLDTMLGYTRRDPTIIDPASYAARFMRWMDGYFNGVPDRLDPLTRVQQLKERRESGLVQKRYHFSPLSRETGKR, via the coding sequence ATGCGAACAGATCGCTCTCTATGGGTAGAGGACAAGTATGCACTGCGATGTCGCGGGTGTGCTGAGAAGTTCACCGTCtttcgccgtcgccaccactgccgtaGGTGTGGTCAGGTATTCTGCTACGAGTGCCTCAAGCCTCCACCAACAGAAGCTTCCGTACCGCAGAGCATAATATTCAATGTTTATCAGTGGCTGGCGCCAACGCTGGCTACGCCGATAAGCACGCGAACATCGGCCGAGGTGCCGAAGACAGCAGGGAAATGTAACGCCGTTAGTAGTAGTCGCGATGGGGCTTCTGTTGCtgcggtagcagcagcagcggcagctgcggagcTTTCCATGCTTCTCTGTtgtcgctgcgctgccaccgtggCGAAGAACGCTTCGCGCGAAGCTTCGGCACCGCACGCCGAGTTCCCAGCCTCGTCACTCACAGGCAACAGCGCGGCCCAATCTCTGTCGAACGTACCGTCACCGCTTATGCTGAGTGTACCACTGCCGTGTCCGTCGTCACCGAAGCTGGAGACACCGATTCGGCTCGACGGAAGGAGTCCCCCTGAGGAGGCGCTGTCTCCCACCCCACTGCGTACACTACCTGCGATTGAAATGGCGCGCCAGTTAGCAGCCTCGGATTCCTCTAACATCGTGGCCCCCGAGTCTGTGGGCTGCACAGGAACACATGCAGAAACAGAAGAGGAGCGCGAGGTCACGTACTCTATCGGGCGCGTTTGGCGACCCCCACCGTCGATCATGGCGCAGTGGTGGGTAGCGCATCAGCAAGCCCTGAAGGACAGGGCAGCGCGCACCTTCCCAGGGCAGCAAACAAGTCCGTGTGCATCCACCTTGGAGAGCGCCGGTGCACTTGTGCGGACGCTTAGCGACGACCCCGTCAGCTTTGACGTGCGCTTTTTCCTGGGAGCAGATATGACGCAGCTGGCATCGGACTCCAAGGGCTGCGTATTGGGGAGCGCAGCGGTCATTGCGATGGCCGACGCAcctgcgtcgctgcacgGATTCCTGAGCGACTTCGGTGCCGCGTGCACAACCCACCTCAAGGCGCGTATTCAACACACCCTTCAAGCTTATTTCCCCAACACTCACGGATCGCGACTATGTCGCCACCTAGCTGATGTTGCCTGGCATATCGTGCACCACACTGCTGTCGCCCTCGGTGCCAGTGTGTTTGACCACTTGTCCATCTTCTCTATCCTGAGCCCCGCGCAGCCCGTGCAGTGCATCGTGTACCCGGGCCTAGTGAACCGTCGACCTCATCCTTCCAAGCGGGTCATGAGCCCGTGCGATCAtccgcgcgtgctgctgcttgcgggGGACCTCTCCTATCCAGTGCAGCCGGCCGAGGACCTCGTTGACTACGTGCATTCCTACAGCGGCTACCTGGATAAGTTGTTCCAGCGACTGGTGATGTGGCAACCGGACGTGATTGTTGTCGAAGGCAACATGCACCATTACCTGCGTGCGCGTATCGAGGCGGAGGACCAGATGCGCCTCGTGCTAGACGTCGGTCGTGAATTTCTCGTGCAGCTCTCCTGGTGCTTGCATGCTGACATCATTGCTGATCTTCAGTACGTCGGCGTGGGCGACTtgaccaccacagcgccgctgggTCACTGCGCCCGCTTCGAGGTGCTTGAGTTGGCAGAGGaagtgtgctgctgctgcttccgcgGCTTCGACGCGCTCTCCTTTCATACCCTCATCCTCCGCGGTGAGCGGCAGTGGGAGGCAATGGAACAGGTAGTAAGGGAGGCAGTCGCCGTTGCCTATCACCTGGCCCTGCAGGCaaacggcgccgctgcacttgTACGGAAAGGGCTCTCTATTTCGGTGAGTAGCGCGACGGCGACCGCAGAggaagccgccgcagccgctgccatcaCGATGAATGTGGGGTGCCAATTCCCGTCGTCGGTGCAGTCTGCATGCCGCCACGCCGCGAGCCCCGCTGCATTGTCCACCCTGAAGGACAACATCGTGGTGAACATTGTGCACATGGACCACCTATTCGAGGGGGGAACtggcggtggtagtggcgCCGGTAATTCCGTCAACGGCaggtcggcggtggcggtggcaagcGCCGTCATGAGCACACTGGCCAAGTCACGGAGCTCCGAGCTGCCCATCGAGCGCGGTGCTTCTCGTGGCCCGGTCACCCGTTTCCAAGCTAGTTCACACCTCGATTTGCctgccagcagcgctgacacAGCGTCACCCAGCGCCCCCTTGTTGGGCCCGCCTCTCGGACGCGCTGAGGCGCCAGCGGCCAACGCCTACGCCGTGGTGCAACAGAAATCGGTCTTGACCTTCTACGGTGCCGGAGACGAGCGCCTCTTCCACTTTCTGGTGAACCGCTGCGCCGGGACGGAGTCACAGGTACTCTACTTGCACGGTGCGCATCGAGTGAAGGTGACCACGTCGACcagtgcctctctcccttcggcagcagccacactcACTGACAGCGGTCTCGCGGACACCTTGGGTGCCGCGCAGATGTTGGCGTTTCACAAGGTCACCGCGCAGCAGAGCGCTGCGAGGGCGTTGACTGCGGCGGAGCCGCTGGACACTTACGCAATCGCCGCCTTCGTTGCCCATCTGAGGGGTTATTTCTCTCTTCGAATTCGCGTGGTGAACGAGGATGTCagggtagcagcagcggatgcGGCGACCGTGCCTGCCACCCCGGTTGACGCCATGATCGACGTCTGCACTCCGCACCTTCTGAACCTCTCCACAGCCGCCTTCCTGGAGTGGGTGCTGTACGGCTGGATACCTGCGCAGTCGAGGCACTCGGCGCAGTCGGGTCTACAGATCCACTTCCAGTTCCATTCCCTAGGgacggctgcgcagcagcagcgccaacccAGTCCTGCCAATATCTCCGCCTACCCCAATACCGTGACGTTCTTGATGGAGCGAGTGCCTCTGTCGCGCATCGAATACCCGTCACCCGTGATGCCACGCGCCATTCCCGCACTGGAGGCGAAGGGATCCTCTGAGGAGCATCCGATTGGCATCGAGGATTACCTCTATGCTGGGAGCGACGCCGATGAAATGGAGGGTCTTCTCGCTGAGCTGCAACAGGCAACGCGCGCTTCTTTGGATCGAACGGAACAGCTAGAGAACACCAAAGCAGATGTGCTGACTGTAGCATCTGCGATAAGCACTGTCAGCTCTGCTGTGGGGGTGGAAGGAAAGgcatccgccgccgccaggaCGTCCTCGATGCCCACTGGGGAGGGTGCCTCGAGCGACTTGGGCCAGCTATGCGAAGCCGTGCAGCATGCGCTTTCAGCCCTTCACGATGCACGCCAGCGTGGGCAGCTGGATGTGGCGCTACTCCTCGCCAACATGCGCAGACATCTGCTTCCCGATCTTTTCGCCGCGTATCGCGGCTGGTACGTTGCGCAGCGGAAGGCCGGTGCAAAGGgtgccaccagcacctccacagacgcctccgcagctgccggGCCTGAATACCCCTCATCTCTTCACCGACTGGACGGATGTCTGTATCACAAGGAGCGCTCGCAGTGGATTCGCCTGGCTGAGCCATCCAGCATCCTTGCCGCAGCCCTGCTGCACTTCTATCGTCCCGTTCCACCCAGTACGTCTTGCACCCCATCGAGCACAAaggacgcagctgcaggcatGGAGTTGGAACTAGTCAAGTCGGtcagcagcgaagcagctgtggcagaacccaccacacaccacctCTCCTTTGCTGCCGATAGCACACTCACTACATCATCACTGAACATGAACTCGGCAGCACGGTCAGAAAAGCTGCAGCCCTTGTCGATGATAAGCCAACTGTCGCTAGAGGAAGCGCTCGAGGTGCTTCGCcaaagcagcagagcagaTGCGGCATCATCCACCTCGCTGAAGTGGACACTTTCTGGGTATCAGTGTGTAGTACACCCCGGTGTCGGTGGACCTGCTGGACTCGCTGGTGGGGCAGTGGCGAcgatcagcagcgccgccagtgtGGCAAGCATGATCGGTGGCGGCACCAGCAACGCCGATCCTATCATCACCGTAGACGTGCTCTTTCCCCGAAGCTTTGCAGCCCTTCACGTGCTCTACACAGACGGCGCTCCCTTTGATATCTGTGCCGCCCTGGTGCGATGTCGCCCCTTTAGCACCGACGGCGGCAAGTCGCACTCAAGGTTCTTCGTCACACATGATGGACGCTTTCTCATCAAGTCCGTGAAACCgatggagctgcgccacttcCGAGAGTGGGCGCCGCGCTACTTTGCGAGGATGGCGGACTACTACGCGTCGttgcaacagcaacagcagcatcCGTCGCACTCGTCGGGCGGTGAGGCCAGTGCGCCCCTGCTCGACGCTCAGACGACACTGGGCAAAATCATGGGCCTCTACGCTGTTCAGGTGCAAGGGTCGCGCAgcagagctgcggcgccgcccaCCACGTTCACTAGCTCAGTGCCCGGTGACACcacaccgcagctgcagaaccTCCTCACAGACGGGACGCATTGCTTCATGGTCTCcgagcagctcctctttCAACGACCAGTGCGGGAGAAGTGGGACCTGAAAGGCAGCCAGCGCAACCGCACGACAGAGCAGACGGCTGCCGTACGCCTTGACGTGGACTTCGTTCAAGAGCGTCTACGGTTGGGCAACTTCTTCTTTTGCACGCCGGAGGTGAAGCGTCTCTTGATGGAGCACCTCTCTCGCGACaccgcgctgctggcggagagTGGCATCATGGACTACTCGCTCATGGCCTCCgttggcgacggcagcgtgtgcgtgggcatCATCGACTATTTGCACCCCTACTCCTCCGCCAAGGTGCTGGAGTCGAAGGTGAAGTCTGGCCTAGACACAATGCTCGGCTACACTCGCCGCGACCCAACCATCATCGACCCGGCAAGCTATGCGGCGCGGTTTATGCGCTGGATGGATGGTTACTTCAACGGTGTCCCGGATCGACTGGACCCGCTCAcccgtgtgcagcagctgaaggagcgcCGGGAAAGTGGTTTGGTCCAGAAGCGATACCATTTTTCACCCCTGTCCCGTGAGACGGGAAAGAGGTAG